In Mucilaginibacter celer, one DNA window encodes the following:
- a CDS encoding N-acyl homoserine lactonase family protein — MKKINLFTLILSFVSLAACAQTPTYKVYAVKFAESGYPFKVGDWALNGPKNQPVKIDFMVWLIKGSNGKNILVDAGFLGDIEDAKNFQLKTYQRPDSALLKLGVKQDDITDIIVSHPHWDHFDGLSLFPKAKVWMQKLDYEFFTGAAWQKKGEAGGFAKRDVITAVNLNLAGRLKLVNGDNKEIIKGIKVYTGSKHTYDSQYVLVQSGSKKVILASDNIWIYYSLQHLVPPSQGGTLDPKGYVKAMQRMKTLASDVKYIIPGHDGKQLEVFPKVADGVVEIR, encoded by the coding sequence ATGAAAAAAATTAACCTGTTCACTCTCATTCTTTCATTTGTAAGCCTGGCGGCTTGTGCGCAAACGCCAACTTATAAAGTTTACGCCGTGAAATTTGCCGAATCTGGCTACCCATTTAAAGTAGGCGACTGGGCGCTGAACGGCCCTAAAAACCAGCCCGTTAAAATTGATTTCATGGTATGGCTCATCAAAGGGAGCAATGGTAAAAACATTTTGGTTGATGCCGGTTTTTTAGGTGATATAGAAGATGCCAAAAACTTTCAGCTAAAAACATACCAGCGACCGGATTCGGCCTTGTTAAAGCTCGGGGTAAAGCAGGATGATATTACCGATATTATTGTAAGTCATCCCCATTGGGATCATTTTGATGGCTTAAGCCTTTTTCCGAAAGCAAAGGTTTGGATGCAAAAGCTGGATTATGAGTTTTTTACCGGGGCAGCCTGGCAAAAAAAGGGTGAAGCAGGCGGTTTTGCAAAGCGCGATGTAATTACCGCTGTAAACTTAAATTTAGCTGGCAGGCTTAAGTTAGTTAATGGTGATAACAAGGAGATCATTAAAGGGATAAAAGTTTATACAGGTTCAAAACATACCTATGATTCGCAATATGTACTGGTGCAATCGGGGAGCAAAAAAGTGATACTGGCATCAGATAATATCTGGATTTATTACAGCCTTCAACATTTAGTTCCGCCTTCGCAAGGCGGTACGCTCGATCCGAAAGGATATGTTAAGGCTATGCAGCGGATGAAAACGCTTGCCAGTGATGTAAAATACATTATTCCGGGGCACGACGGGAAGCAATTGGAGGTTTTTCCTAAAGTTGCGGATGGGGTGGTGGAGATTAGGTAG
- a CDS encoding glycoside hydrolase family 15 protein, producing MSKHTYDTGIIGNCAFLAHINKNTNVDWLCWPRFDSTFIFGGLLDKEKGGEFSIRPEGEYQSQQHYLENTNVLITEITPESGGKYRITDFAPRFYQHQRYYKPLMLIRRIEAIEGSPRVVVKCEPVSEYGAVKLSVNRGSNHIQYQGGEENIRLTTNIPISYIFDEQAFVLNETKYLVMTYGEPLEAPLNSTAERFYSETVQYWRTWIKHSSIATYFQPFVIRSALALKIHQFEDTGAIIAASTTSLPESPGSGRNWDYRYCWLRDTYYVITALNHIGHFEEMEKYFSYVTDITFSEMERYQPLYGITGQKDLVESILTDLTGYMGNQPVRIGNQASEHIQNDIYGQVLISLLPLYTDHRFVFSERKDSVHWIEFLLSKIEHTIDEKDAGIWEFRNMANIHCYSNLFQWAGASAAEKMARTIQNQDLIDKAISLKERAAAHIESCYDPVRKVYTNSAGSSNLDASTLQLIMMNYLDPNSQKARDHLAALEKELRTPNGLFYRYLYADDFGKPKTTFLICAFWYVEALAAVGRLDDAQREFGNLLQYSNHLQLFSEDVDENDGSQWGNFPQAYSHVGLMNAAYRIAMKLDRPIFL from the coding sequence ATGAGCAAACACACCTATGATACCGGCATTATTGGCAATTGTGCCTTTTTAGCGCATATCAACAAAAACACCAATGTAGATTGGCTTTGCTGGCCCCGTTTTGATAGTACATTTATCTTCGGCGGGTTGCTTGATAAGGAAAAAGGCGGCGAGTTTTCTATCCGTCCCGAAGGCGAATACCAATCGCAGCAGCATTACCTGGAAAACACCAATGTACTAATTACCGAAATTACGCCCGAAAGCGGCGGCAAATATCGCATAACTGATTTTGCTCCACGCTTTTATCAGCATCAGCGTTATTATAAACCCCTGATGCTGATTCGCCGGATTGAGGCCATTGAAGGCTCGCCCCGTGTTGTTGTTAAATGCGAGCCGGTATCTGAATACGGCGCAGTTAAATTGAGCGTTAACCGCGGCAGCAACCACATTCAATACCAGGGCGGCGAAGAAAACATTCGTCTTACCACCAATATCCCCATCAGTTATATTTTTGATGAACAGGCCTTTGTGCTTAATGAAACCAAATATTTGGTAATGACCTATGGCGAACCGCTCGAAGCCCCGCTAAACAGCACTGCCGAACGTTTTTACTCAGAAACCGTGCAGTACTGGCGCACCTGGATCAAGCACTCATCCATCGCCACGTATTTTCAACCTTTTGTGATCCGCTCGGCTTTAGCTCTTAAAATACACCAGTTTGAGGATACCGGCGCTATTATAGCGGCCAGTACCACAAGTTTGCCCGAATCGCCGGGGAGCGGCCGCAACTGGGATTACCGCTATTGTTGGCTGCGTGATACCTATTACGTGATTACGGCGCTTAACCACATAGGCCATTTTGAAGAGATGGAAAAGTATTTCAGCTATGTTACAGATATCACTTTTTCTGAAATGGAACGTTATCAGCCGCTATATGGCATTACCGGGCAAAAAGATCTGGTAGAAAGCATTTTAACCGATTTAACCGGCTATATGGGCAACCAGCCGGTGCGTATAGGCAACCAGGCATCCGAGCACATCCAGAACGATATTTACGGACAGGTGCTCATTTCCCTCCTGCCCCTGTACACTGATCATCGCTTTGTATTTTCGGAGCGGAAAGACTCGGTGCACTGGATTGAATTTCTGCTGAGTAAAATTGAACATACCATTGATGAAAAAGATGCCGGCATCTGGGAGTTCAGGAATATGGCCAATATTCATTGTTACAGCAACCTGTTTCAATGGGCCGGCGCTTCGGCTGCCGAAAAAATGGCACGAACCATTCAAAACCAGGATTTAATTGATAAGGCTATCTCATTAAAAGAACGCGCCGCCGCACATATTGAAAGCTGTTACGATCCGGTTAGGAAAGTTTATACCAATTCGGCCGGCAGCAGCAACCTTGATGCCAGTACGCTGCAACTCATTATGATGAATTACCTTGATCCAAATTCGCAAAAAGCCAGGGATCATTTAGCTGCACTGGAGAAAGAATTAAGAACACCCAATGGTTTATTTTACAGGTATTTATATGCCGATGATTTTGGTAAACCTAAAACCACTTTCCTGATCTGCGCTTTTTGGTATGTTGAGGCGCTGGCGGCTGTTGGGCGTTTGGATGATGCACAGCGCGAGTTTGGTAACTTATTGCAATACTCAAACCATTTGCAGCTTTTTAGCGAGGATGTTGATGAAAACGATGGCAGCCAATGGGGCAATTTTCCGCAGGCCTACAGTCATGTGGGCTTGATGAATGCGGCCTACCGGATTGCGATGAAGTTGGACAGGCCGATATTTTTGTAG
- a CDS encoding bifunctional alpha,alpha-trehalose-phosphate synthase (UDP-forming)/trehalose-phosphatase yields MPKTIIVSNRLPVKISRVDDAYHSSPSEGGLATGLGSIYKQGDNVWIGWPGVEITAQDDRDQITAELKDLNLIPVFLDQEEINQYYEGFSNEVLWPVFHYYASTYAAYKQSNWDYYQTVNKKFRDMILSVAEPGDVIWIHDYQLLLLPALVRAQMPDVSIGFFLHIPFPSNEMFRLIPWRSELLEGMLGADLIGFHTFDDVRHFLGAATRLLPVSSNANIISNGERSVVIESFPMGIDEKKYASLPLQDEVKEQIGLIKENFKNKKLILSIDRLDYSKGILQRLEAFQLLLEMCPECKENITLYMIVVPSRDTVPQYAHLRDEIDKKVGKINALYRTMDWSPVHYYYRSFPIETLSALYYSADVCLVTPMRDGMNLVSKEYVASRINNDGVLIMSEMAGSSKELIEAIIVNPNNMGEVCRAILQAINMKPEEQRRRMIPMRQLVAKFNTSHWVKIFMDRLKEVKLMQRSLQARHVSNTTEQSIINRYIKTKKRIIFLDYDGTLVNFKSNIDQASPDKELYNIINKLAEDPANQLVLISGRKHENLDSWFKDNDIYLIAEHGSWFKQQGTSWHKIGGLSDQWKHDIYPILETYVDRTPGSFIEEKTYSLVWHYRKAQAGLGELRANELMNNLKYLASDKGLQLLAGDKVLEVKNMDINKGKAALTLTEGKDYDFVIAFGDDYTDEDIFKALPESAITIKVGSNLSAAKFYLRNPAEVRKLLTSFARYTPAEMDVEK; encoded by the coding sequence ATCTAAATCTGATTCCTGTTTTTTTAGACCAGGAAGAGATTAACCAATATTACGAAGGTTTTAGTAACGAGGTGCTTTGGCCCGTTTTTCATTACTATGCCTCAACATACGCGGCTTACAAGCAATCAAACTGGGATTATTATCAAACGGTAAATAAAAAATTCAGGGATATGATCCTGAGTGTGGCCGAACCGGGCGATGTAATCTGGATTCATGATTACCAGCTTTTATTGTTGCCTGCACTTGTGCGTGCCCAAATGCCTGATGTTTCGATAGGTTTTTTCTTACACATCCCGTTTCCATCCAACGAGATGTTCAGGCTGATTCCATGGCGTTCGGAATTATTGGAAGGAATGTTAGGCGCCGATCTGATCGGTTTCCATACTTTTGACGATGTGCGTCATTTTTTGGGGGCAGCAACACGTTTGTTGCCGGTATCCTCAAACGCCAATATCATCAGTAACGGCGAACGTTCGGTGGTGATAGAATCGTTTCCGATGGGGATCGACGAGAAAAAATACGCTTCGCTGCCCCTGCAGGATGAAGTAAAAGAACAGATAGGGTTAATCAAAGAAAATTTCAAAAACAAAAAGCTCATTCTTTCTATCGACAGGCTTGATTACAGCAAGGGTATCCTGCAGCGCCTCGAAGCCTTTCAGCTTTTGCTGGAAATGTGCCCGGAATGTAAGGAAAATATCACCCTGTATATGATTGTGGTACCCTCGCGCGATACGGTACCGCAGTATGCCCACCTACGCGACGAAATAGATAAAAAGGTAGGCAAAATTAATGCGCTGTATCGCACCATGGATTGGAGCCCGGTGCATTATTACTACCGTTCGTTCCCTATTGAAACGCTTTCGGCGCTATACTACTCGGCCGATGTGTGCCTTGTTACGCCCATGCGGGATGGTATGAACCTGGTAAGCAAGGAATATGTAGCCAGCCGGATCAATAACGATGGTGTGCTGATTATGAGCGAAATGGCGGGCTCATCTAAAGAGCTGATAGAAGCCATTATTGTAAACCCCAACAACATGGGCGAGGTTTGCCGCGCTATTTTGCAGGCCATTAACATGAAGCCGGAAGAGCAGCGCCGCCGCATGATCCCGATGCGGCAACTGGTGGCCAAGTTCAACACATCGCACTGGGTGAAAATTTTTATGGACAGGCTGAAGGAAGTGAAACTGATGCAGCGCTCGCTCCAGGCCCGGCATGTAAGTAACACCACCGAGCAAAGCATTATCAACCGCTATATCAAAACCAAAAAGCGCATTATATTTTTAGATTATGATGGTACGCTGGTAAACTTTAAATCGAATATAGATCAGGCCAGTCCGGATAAGGAGTTGTATAACATTATTAATAAACTGGCGGAAGATCCTGCAAATCAACTGGTTTTAATAAGCGGCCGCAAGCACGAAAACCTGGATTCCTGGTTTAAGGATAATGATATTTACCTGATTGCCGAACACGGCTCATGGTTTAAACAACAGGGCACATCGTGGCATAAAATAGGAGGGCTGAGCGACCAGTGGAAGCACGACATTTACCCCATACTGGAAACCTATGTTGACCGCACCCCCGGTTCTTTCATCGAAGAAAAAACATATTCATTAGTTTGGCATTACCGCAAAGCCCAGGCCGGTCTTGGTGAACTAAGGGCAAACGAACTGATGAACAACCTCAAGTACCTGGCAAGTGATAAAGGCTTACAACTGCTGGCAGGTGATAAAGTGCTGGAAGTGAAGAATATGGATATCAACAAAGGCAAGGCAGCTTTAACCCTTACCGAGGGTAAAGATTATGATTTTGTAATAGCCTTTGGCGATGACTATACCGACGAAGATATTTTTAAGGCCCTGCCCGAAAGTGCCATCACCATTAAGGTAGGCAGTAACTTATCAGCGGCTAAATTTTACCTGCGTAACCCGGCTGAGGTGAGGAAGCTTTTAACCAGTTTTGCCAGATATACCCCTGCCGAAATGGACGTGGAGAAGTAG